Proteins encoded together in one Chitinophaga varians window:
- a CDS encoding Bax inhibitor-1/YccA family protein has product MALFQSNNPVLKESIFNKAAHADGSTMTIRGTINKMAFLLVMLMAAAVFSYGQFLKGSSNVLPLVFGGAIGGFILALVIIFKKEWSGYLAPAYALAEGLFLGGISAMFNAQWQGIVLQAVGLTFGTFIAMLVLYRTGVIRATERFKSIIITATLGIGIFYLIAMVLRLFHIDMPLIHSSGTFGIVFSLIVVAIAALNLILDFDMIEQGAAMGAPKYFEWYGSFGLLVTLVWLYLEILRLLSKLNRR; this is encoded by the coding sequence ATGGCATTGTTTCAATCGAACAACCCTGTACTCAAAGAAAGTATTTTCAACAAGGCTGCCCATGCTGATGGTTCTACCATGACCATCCGTGGCACTATTAACAAGATGGCTTTTCTGCTGGTCATGCTGATGGCGGCGGCAGTTTTTTCTTACGGTCAATTTTTAAAAGGCAGTTCCAACGTGCTTCCGTTAGTATTCGGCGGCGCCATTGGAGGTTTCATACTGGCACTGGTTATTATCTTCAAGAAAGAGTGGTCCGGTTACCTGGCCCCGGCCTATGCGCTGGCGGAAGGTCTTTTCCTGGGCGGTATCTCCGCGATGTTTAACGCGCAGTGGCAAGGCATCGTGTTGCAGGCTGTAGGCCTCACTTTCGGTACCTTCATCGCTATGCTGGTATTGTACCGTACCGGTGTGATCCGCGCTACGGAGCGTTTCAAATCCATCATCATCACCGCTACCCTTGGCATCGGTATCTTTTACCTGATCGCGATGGTATTGCGTTTATTCCATATCGATATGCCCCTGATCCACAGCAGCGGTACCTTCGGCATTGTGTTCTCCCTGATCGTGGTAGCTATTGCGGCGCTGAACCTGATCCTGGACTTCGATATGATCGAGCAGGGCGCAGCTATGGGCGCGCCTAAATATTTCGAGTGGTATGGTTCTTTCGGCCTGCTGGTGACCCTGGTGTGGCTGTACCTCGAAATCCTGCGCCTGCTGAGCAAATTAAACAGGAGATAA
- a CDS encoding carboxypeptidase-like regulatory domain-containing protein: protein MKKLKVTMLALAAVAFGSFAFKGIDGGTIAGKVTPADGATEALAITGTDTLKSPINDGAFNFQNAKSGTYTVIVGAKAPFKPATITEVKVEDGKSTDLGEIKLTN from the coding sequence ATGAAAAAATTGAAAGTAACTATGTTGGCATTGGCTGCAGTAGCGTTTGGAAGCTTTGCTTTCAAAGGAATTGATGGTGGTACCATCGCGGGTAAAGTAACACCTGCGGACGGCGCTACTGAAGCACTGGCTATCACTGGAACAGATACGTTAAAATCACCCATTAATGATGGTGCCTTTAACTTTCAAAATGCCAAATCAGGGACCTATACGGTAATTGTGGGCGCGAAAGCACCTTTTAAACCAGCCACCATTACTGAGGTAAAAGTAGAAGATGGAAAGTCTACTGATTTAGGCGAAATAAAATTGACAAATTAA